The DNA region TTTTCTCTATTCTCATCTCCGCCACGCTGGGCGGAGGCGGCTCCTCGAGAACCCACCCAGTTTCTGACAGCTTCTTCCCGGCGCTCTTCTCAGAGGCGGCCAGCCCTACAATCTCAAACCATGGATGCGAGGCGAGTAGCTGGACGTATCTCTGCCCCACTAGACCCGTGGCGCCCAGCACGTAGACCTTAAACCGATCCATAACCCCCCGCTTTGGTCACAATATAAACTTTTGAAAGGGGAGGACAAGATGCTCGTGGGCCTGCCTCGGCGGGATGTCCAGCTTCACTGAATACTGGCCGAGCTGGACGGCGCCTAGCTTTGTCAGCTCCCTTGCGGCTAGTCCCACTACGCAGCTACCCTGGCCGCAACGGGTCACTATCTTGTACGGAGGTGGTGAGAATACCGATGATATCAAGGTCCCTCTGCTGTGGTAGTTTCTAACCTCCACCGCCATCTGGGCCTCTACCACCGGTATGAAGGTGCGTGGGTGGAAATTCTTGGCGCCGACCTTCGCCGCCTCTATGGCCTCGTGTATCGAGAGGAGGGGCAGGACAAAAGCCTCGCCAACCTCCCGCGGGTCGGCGCTCATGACGCCGGGGGAGTCTGTAATGAGAGACACCTTGCCGGCCCCTATCTCTTTCCCAATATAAGTCGCCGTGTAGTCGCTTCCGCCCCTCCCCACAGTGGTGTACCTGCCCCACCTATCCCTCCCTATGTATCCCGTCACAACAGCAACCACGCCTGGCTGGGCGATTTCATCCCTTCTGTCTAGGGCGTAGGGCTCCGCGTTGCCG from Pyrobaculum arsenaticum DSM 13514 includes:
- a CDS encoding aspartate kinase, with translation MKQVVKIGGSLLRSYSDFVTAARFVASFREPPVVVVSAVKGITDMLLQLDKTRSYLLYEEVAHRHISIARSLGVEEAITPLLKDLEKALKLPRAEWTSDYFASFGERLSATLLHAVLKKMGVGARLFIAPLLTDSNYGNAEPYALDRRDEIAQPGVVAVVTGYIGRDRWGRYTTVGRGGSDYTATYIGKEIGAGKVSLITDSPGVMSADPREVGEAFVLPLLSIHEAIEAAKVGAKNFHPRTFIPVVEAQMAVEVRNYHSRGTLISSVFSPPPYKIVTRCGQGSCVVGLAARELTKLGAVQLGQYSVKLDIPPRQAHEHLVLPFQKFIL